GGCATCACCCTGGCGGGGTGGGCCAGCAACAACAAGTACTCGATGCTCGGCGGCATTCGCTCCTCCGCCCAGTTGATCAGCTACGAACTGGCGCTGAGTTGCGCCGTACTGGGCGTGGTGATGACCTATAGCACTCTGAGCACCGCCCAGATCGTCTACCAGCAGGCGGGGCTGTGGGGGATCGTGCCGCAGTTCCTGGGCTTCGTGCTGTTCATGGTCGCCTCCACCGCCGAGGTGGTGCGCGCGCCCTTCGATCTGGTCGAAGCGGAACAGGAACTGGTGGGTGGCTACAACACTGAGTATGGCTCGATGAAGTTCGCCCTCTTCTTCATGACCGAGTATATCAAGCTGATCGCCATCAGCGCCATCGCCGTCACCTTCTTCTTCGGCGGCTGGCGCTTCCCCGGCCTCCAGACCCTGGGGCAGGGGATCGAGAACCTGGCCGGCCCGGTAGCGGCAAGTCTGGTAGTGGGGCTGGTGTCGCTGGGCGCGTTCCTGCTCAAACTGGTGGCCTTTCTCTTCGTCTCGGTATGGATCCGCGCCTCGTGGCCGCGCCTGCGCTATGACCGGTTGATGACCCTGGGCTGGAAGTGGCTGCTGCCCCTGGGGTTGCTCAACCTGGCGTACACGGCGGTCGCCTTCGTCATCGTTCCCGACCAGCGCCTGGCCTCGTTCATTCTGCTGGCCCTGAGCCTGATCACGCTGGCCGTGGCCGTCGGGTTCAGTTCAGTGCCGCGACCGGTGGACAACGTGACCTACGTGAAGGATCTACGCCAGGGAAGCGTGTTGCCTCCCGCCCCGGCAGAGGCCGAGGAGAGCCAGCCGGCCTCAACCAGCCCCCGCCAGCCGGTGAGTTCACGAGGATAACCCGGTTACCGCCCTGGAGGGGCGCAGGGAGGTGTAGCCTTCTCAGGTGCAGGGTTTTCCGGCGCATGCTCGCGTCGCATGCGCCATCCGGGGCATTGGGACGCCCAGCTCCCCCTCTTCCGCTCGCGGGAGAGGGGGGCGGGGGGGTGAGGATCATAAGCGCATTGGAATACCGAAAACCCCTTCTCGCTCGAAAAACCCTGCACCTGAGAGGAGGCGTAGCCTCCCTGCAACCACCTTTCGGCGGTTACCCGCTCTGGCGAAGCCGGGACAAGTCTGCCGCCGCGGGCGGAAAAAAAGGTCGCGGAGGGCACAGCCCTCCACACCTCCCTCGAACAAGCAGACAACCAACTGCGCAGCAAACTTCTGAGAGGAGCATCCAATGCTCGGAGAGCTATTCAAAGGTCTTGGCACCACCCTGCGTTATATCTTCAAGCCTCCGGTGACGGTGCAGTACCCGGAGGTCAAGCGACCGGTGCGCGAACGCTTCCGCGGGCGCCACGAACTCAAACGCTTCGCCGACGGCAAGGAGCGCTGCATCGGCTGCTCGCTGTGCGCCGCGGCCTGCCCGGCCGACGCCATCCTGGTTGTACCCGCCGAAAACGACCCGGAGAACCCCGTCTCGCACGGGGAACGCTACGCGGCGGTCTACGAGATCAACATGCTGCGCTGCATCTTCTGCGGCTACTGCGAAGACGCCTGTCCCACCAACGCGATTGTGCTGGAGCACCAGTACGAACTGTCATTTTACGACCGGCGCGCCTCGATCTATACCAAGGAGATGTTGCTGGTGCCGCCCGACAAGGGTCACGGCGATCCGCCGCCCATCTTGCAGGAATTGCGACGCCGGCCCAGCCCGCCAGCGCAGATCGATCTGTAGTGGGGTGGAGGGGCGGAGGTGAGGTGCAGATAGCATGTCAAACACTTCTGCGCCCTCTGCGTCCTCTGCGGTTAGTTAGAGGCCCGCTGTAGTTGCAGAGATACGGGAGTGAAGGCATGGATTTCGTCCTATTCTTCATAACGGCGGCAGTGGCCCTGATCGGGGCGATTGCCATGCTCGTGGCGCGGAACGCGGTGCACAGCGCCCTGTTCCTGCTACTGAACTTCGCGGCCATCGCTGTGCTCTTCCTGCTCCTCCAGTCGCCCTTCCTGTTCGCCATTCAGCTCACCGTCTACGCCGGGGCGATCATGGTGCTGTTCTTGTTTGTGGTAATGCTGCTGGGGGCCGAGCGGGTCGAGGACACGCCTGATCGCATCGCCTGGCAGCGCCCCCTGGCCCTGGCGCTGGGAGTGGCCCTCGTGGCCGTGGCGGTGGTCAGCGTGTTGCGCGGGGCCCGGGCAGCGCCGCCCGGCGGCGAGGCCGCGGCCGCCTTTGGCGACCCGGCCCAACTGGGGGCGCTGCTCTTCACCGGCTACCTGCTGCCCTTCCAGGTGACCGGCATCATCCTGCTGATCGCCGTGGTCGGGGTGGCGGTGCTGAACCAGCGCGGGCGCGCTGCTTCGGCGGCCAGGCGCGGGACCGGGGTCGAGTAAGCGGTTCCGCCTGGGACGTTCCAGTTTGATGGTCGCGCCACTTGAGCCTGCAGAGCTGTGGAGGTGTGGAGATGTAGAGATGGAGACCCGGGGAGCAGATTGTTCAGCACGCTAACCAGTCTGAACGTCTTCCCTCCAACTCTACACCTCCCCACCTCCCCACCTCCACACAAGGAGACCACATCCATGGTGCCCACCAGTTACTACATCATCCTCAGCGCGACGCTGTTCGCCATCGGCGTGCTCGGCGTACTGATCCGGCGCAACGCGCTGGTCCTCTTTATGTCGGTCGAATTGATGCTCAATGCGGCCAACCTGGCGCTGGTGGCCTTCGCCCGCGAACGCCTGAGCATTGACGGGCAGGTGCTGGTGTTCTTCGTGATCACCGTGGCCGCCGCCGAGGTCGCCGTGGGTCTGGCGCTGCTGGTGGCGATTTTCCGCACGAAGCATACCGCCGACGTTGACGAGGTCAGTACGCTCAGGGGTTGAGCACGGAAGATCCGAGGTACACAATGGAATGGTTGATCTGGCTCATCCCGTTGCTGCCGTTCATCGGCTTTTTGCTGAACGTCTTCGTGATCCGGCGCGAGCGCCCCGCGGGGCTGGTGGCGAGCGGGCTGGTAGTGGCTTCCTTCATCGTCGCGGTGATCGCCATCGCCGCCCTATCCGGCCTGCCCGAAGAAGAGCGGCGCATCATGTCAGTGAGCTGGCACTGGATCAACACCGGCGACCTGCGGGTACCCTTCGGCATCATGCTCGACCCGCTCACCGCCGTCATGGTGCTGCTGGTGACCGGCGTGGGCGCGCTGATCCACGTTTACTCGATCGGCTACATGCACGGCGACCCGCGGGTGGTGCGCTACTTCGCCTACCTGAACCTCTTCATCACCATGATGCTGTTCCTGGTGATGGGGAACAACATGCTCATGCTCTTCCTGGGCTGGGAGGGGGTGGGCCTGTGCTCCTTCCTGCTGATCGGCTTCTGGTTCGAGCGCGCCGAGGCCTCCGCCGCCGCGGTGAAGGCCTTCGTGGTCAACCGTATCGGCGACGCGGCCTTTATTCTGGGCATGCTGGCGATCTACGCCAACTTTAAGACGCTCAATTTCTACGAGGTGAGCGTTGGGGGGCAGGTGCAGCCGGGCTTCCTGGAGCGCGTGCCGGAGATCATCGGGCAGACGGTTGGCCCGACCTGGCAGCCCATCGCCCTGACCACGCTCATCAGCTTCCTGCTGCTGATCGGCGCCACCGGCAAATCGGCGCAGTTCCCCCTGTTCGTCTGGCTGCCTGACGCCATGGCCGGCCCCACGCCCGTCTCGGCGCTCATCCACGCCGCTACCATGGTCACCGGCGGCGTGTACATGATGACGCGCAACGAAGCCCTCTTCGCCGCTTCGCCCGCCACCCAGAGCTGGGTGCTGTGGATCGGCGTGCTGACGGCCTTCATCGCCGGCACCTCGGCGATTGCCCAGTGGGACATCAAGCGCGTCCTGGCCTATTCGACCGTCTCGCAACTGGGCTTCATGGTGGCGGCGTGCGGCATGGGCGCCTACGTGGCGGCGATCTTCCACCTGCTGACTCACGGCATCTTCAAGGCGCTGCTCTTCCTCGGCGCCGGCTCGGTGATCCACGGCACCCACGAGACCCAGGATATGCGCAAGATGGGCGGGCTGCGCAAGGCCATGCCCACAACCTACTGGACCTACCTGGTCGGCGCGGGGGCGCTGGCGGGGATCGTTCCTCTGGCGGGCTTCTGGTCGAAGGACGAGATCCTGGCCCACGCCCTCAGCCACGACCACTGGCCGCAGTTGATCGTCCTCTTCCTCACCTCGCTGATCACCGCCTTCTACATGGGCCGGCAGGTGGCGCTGATCTTCTTCGGCCAGCAGCGCGACAGCCACTACCACCCCCACGAGAGCGGGCGGGTCATGACGACGCCGCTGATCCTCCTGGCGCTTGGCGCGATCATCGGCGGGGCGATCAACCTGCCCTGGGGCCACTGGCTCACCGACTGGCTCAAGCCGGTGCTGCACGAAGAGGCGGGCAAGTTCAATCTGGCCCTGGCGCTGATCGCCACTGCCGGCGCGGTGGGAATGAGCTACCTGGGCTGGTGGATCTATGCCAGCAACGCGGCGAAGATCAAGGTCGGCGGCAAAGACCCCGCCTACCGCTACACCGGCGACATCTGGGACGGGCTGGAAGAGGCCTGGTACTTTGACCGGCTCTACCAGCGGGTGATTGTGCGGCCCTTCCAGCGGCTGGGGGCCTTCCTCGCCGGCGTCTTCGACCCGCAGGGCATTGACGGGCTGGTACTGGGGGTTGGCGCCCTGTTCGGCCAGGCTGGCGAGCAGGTGCGGCGGTTACAGAGCGGGTATGTACGCACCTACGCGCTGATCTTCACCGCCGGGGTGGTGCTTGTGCTTGGATTTGTGCTGGTGTTCAGCCGTTAAGTTTCTATTTTAGATTGCAGATTTTGGATTGCGGATTACTTAACGCAAGAACCATAGAAAGAGCCTATGGACGCCTTCCCGATCCTCTCGCTGGTCCTGTGGCTGCCCGCGCTGGGGGCCCTCGGCCTGCTGCTCGTGCCGCGGGAGAACGCCGAACTGGCCCGCCGGGCGGCGCTGATCGTCGCCCTGCTGACCTTCCTGGTCTCGCTGGCGCTGCCCTTCGGCTACCGCGCCACACCCGGCGACGCCACCACCATGCGCTTCGTCGAGAACCTGCCCTGGCTGCCGATGTTCGGCGCCAGCTATAGCCTCGGCATTGACGGCGTCAGCCTCTGGCTGGTGCTGCTGACCACCTTTCTGCTGCCGATCGTCATCCTTTCAACCTGGGACTCGGTGCACGTCCAGGTGCGGAACTTCCAGATCCTGATGCTGCTGCTCGCCACGGCGATGATCGGCGTGTTCATCAGCCTGGACCTGCTGCTGTTCTACATCTTCTGGGAGTTCACGCTTATCCCGATGACCCTGCTGATCGGCATCTGGGGGGGAAGCAACCGCATCTACGCCGCCCGCAAGTTCTTCCTCTACACCTTCTCCGGATCGGTGCTGATGCTGGTGGCGATCATCGGCCTGTACGTGCTGCACCGCGACGCCCTTGCCGCCACTCAGCCGGGCTACGCCGGGACGTTCAACTTCAGCGCCATCC
This region of Chloroflexaceae bacterium genomic DNA includes:
- the nuoH gene encoding NADH-quinone oxidoreductase subunit NuoH, with product MNWLNLLILVIQAFVITLAVTTAFAYLTLFERRLLARFQNRVGPNRAGPGGFLQPVADAVKLFFKEDVVPAAADKPVYLLAPAIAVIPAIIIWAVIPFGCLNLNWDYRACFADPQTSNVRNILQIAEINVGVLYLFAVTGIGVYGITLAGWASNNKYSMLGGIRSSAQLISYELALSCAVLGVVMTYSTLSTAQIVYQQAGLWGIVPQFLGFVLFMVASTAEVVRAPFDLVEAEQELVGGYNTEYGSMKFALFFMTEYIKLIAISAIAVTFFFGGWRFPGLQTLGQGIENLAGPVAASLVVGLVSLGAFLLKLVAFLFVSVWIRASWPRLRYDRLMTLGWKWLLPLGLLNLAYTAVAFVIVPDQRLASFILLALSLITLAVAVGFSSVPRPVDNVTYVKDLRQGSVLPPAPAEAEESQPASTSPRQPVSSRG
- the nuoK gene encoding NADH-quinone oxidoreductase subunit NuoK, yielding MVPTSYYIILSATLFAIGVLGVLIRRNALVLFMSVELMLNAANLALVAFARERLSIDGQVLVFFVITVAAAEVAVGLALLVAIFRTKHTADVDEVSTLRG
- the nuoI gene encoding NADH-quinone oxidoreductase subunit NuoI, giving the protein MLGELFKGLGTTLRYIFKPPVTVQYPEVKRPVRERFRGRHELKRFADGKERCIGCSLCAAACPADAILVVPAENDPENPVSHGERYAAVYEINMLRCIFCGYCEDACPTNAIVLEHQYELSFYDRRASIYTKEMLLVPPDKGHGDPPPILQELRRRPSPPAQIDL
- a CDS encoding NADH-quinone oxidoreductase subunit J; this encodes MDFVLFFITAAVALIGAIAMLVARNAVHSALFLLLNFAAIAVLFLLLQSPFLFAIQLTVYAGAIMVLFLFVVMLLGAERVEDTPDRIAWQRPLALALGVALVAVAVVSVLRGARAAPPGGEAAAAFGDPAQLGALLFTGYLLPFQVTGIILLIAVVGVAVLNQRGRAASAARRGTGVE
- the nuoL gene encoding NADH-quinone oxidoreductase subunit L produces the protein MEWLIWLIPLLPFIGFLLNVFVIRRERPAGLVASGLVVASFIVAVIAIAALSGLPEEERRIMSVSWHWINTGDLRVPFGIMLDPLTAVMVLLVTGVGALIHVYSIGYMHGDPRVVRYFAYLNLFITMMLFLVMGNNMLMLFLGWEGVGLCSFLLIGFWFERAEASAAAVKAFVVNRIGDAAFILGMLAIYANFKTLNFYEVSVGGQVQPGFLERVPEIIGQTVGPTWQPIALTTLISFLLLIGATGKSAQFPLFVWLPDAMAGPTPVSALIHAATMVTGGVYMMTRNEALFAASPATQSWVLWIGVLTAFIAGTSAIAQWDIKRVLAYSTVSQLGFMVAACGMGAYVAAIFHLLTHGIFKALLFLGAGSVIHGTHETQDMRKMGGLRKAMPTTYWTYLVGAGALAGIVPLAGFWSKDEILAHALSHDHWPQLIVLFLTSLITAFYMGRQVALIFFGQQRDSHYHPHESGRVMTTPLILLALGAIIGGAINLPWGHWLTDWLKPVLHEEAGKFNLALALIATAGAVGMSYLGWWIYASNAAKIKVGGKDPAYRYTGDIWDGLEEAWYFDRLYQRVIVRPFQRLGAFLAGVFDPQGIDGLVLGVGALFGQAGEQVRRLQSGYVRTYALIFTAGVVLVLGFVLVFSR